In the Bradyrhizobium guangzhouense genome, one interval contains:
- a CDS encoding branched-chain amino acid ABC transporter permease — protein MFSLDLLLDAVVIGVLLGCFYGAVSLGLSVSFGLLDVPHVAHPAFLVLASYAVYFLNENYGVDPLVAGLVITPIFFLLGLTAYRLYYETFEKRGSDAAVRGIAFFFGVAFIIEVLIILQFGVDQRSVSASYIGKAWRLGDIRIPYRLLVAFAVATVLTMLLTLYLSRTFMGRAIRAVAQDQEALRLMGANPIKVKQWAFGIATAVLGISGALLIIVSPVDPTLDRAYIGRTFCVVVMAGLGSLGGTLVAAIILGVAESIVLTLFGASWAPAISFAMLLAILAVRPQGLFGRRS, from the coding sequence TTGTTTTCACTGGATCTGCTGCTCGATGCGGTGGTGATCGGGGTGTTGCTCGGCTGCTTTTACGGAGCGGTCAGCCTCGGGTTGTCGGTATCGTTTGGATTGCTCGACGTCCCCCATGTAGCGCATCCGGCGTTTCTGGTGCTGGCGTCCTATGCGGTGTATTTCCTCAACGAGAACTATGGGGTTGATCCGCTGGTCGCCGGGCTGGTGATCACGCCGATATTCTTCCTGTTAGGGCTTACGGCCTATCGCCTGTACTACGAGACGTTCGAGAAGCGGGGCAGCGACGCCGCCGTGCGCGGCATTGCCTTCTTCTTCGGCGTCGCCTTCATCATCGAGGTGCTGATCATTCTGCAATTCGGCGTCGACCAACGTTCCGTCTCTGCCAGCTATATCGGCAAGGCATGGCGGCTCGGTGATATCCGCATTCCGTACCGGCTTCTCGTTGCCTTCGCTGTCGCGACTGTGCTGACAATGTTGCTCACCTTGTATCTGTCGCGGACGTTCATGGGCCGCGCCATCCGCGCGGTGGCGCAAGATCAGGAAGCACTGCGGTTGATGGGCGCCAACCCGATCAAGGTCAAGCAGTGGGCCTTTGGGATCGCCACCGCCGTGCTCGGGATATCAGGTGCCTTGCTCATCATCGTTTCTCCCGTCGACCCAACGCTCGACCGCGCCTATATCGGACGCACATTCTGCGTCGTGGTGATGGCGGGGCTCGGCAGCCTCGGAGGCACGCTCGTCGCCGCCATCATTCTGGGCGTTGCGGAGTCGATTGTCCTTACCCTGTTCGGCGCTTCCTGGGCTCCGGCGATTTCCTTTGCGATGTTGCTCGCCATTCTGGCCGTGCGGCCACAGGGCCTGTTTGGCAGGCGATCATGA
- a CDS encoding amino acid ABC transporter substrate-binding protein has translation MSKRVSKPGSISRRRLLASAGAAIAASPLGANLLQAQAAPIKIGMSMPQTGGLAGGGKASLLGIEIWRDDVNAKGGLLGGRKVELVVYDDKSSASETPAIYSKLIDIDKVDLLFAPYATVPTAPIMPMVKQRGLLLIGNFSFQVNSKVGHDMWFNNAPWGPADSWATSYLDIGQKAGGKSMALLSADQEFAQNLAKTAREVATKRNLPIVFDQAYPPNTVEFSSIIRALKATKPDIVYVASYPPDSTGILRAVNEIGIGDSVKVFGGGMVGLQFGAVMENMGSLLNGVVNYNTWLPEKSMYFEGTREFFDKYTKRAVEAKIDPLGYYLAPFGYASGQLTEQAISAVGSLDQKALAKYLRENTHKTIVGPIAFSADGERKETAVLQAQFRGVVDKNIEQFRSSGKQVILFPDHLKSGELVAPFEAART, from the coding sequence ATGTCGAAGAGGGTATCCAAGCCAGGATCGATCTCGCGTCGTCGCCTGCTGGCGTCCGCGGGTGCCGCGATCGCTGCTTCCCCGCTCGGGGCGAACCTGTTGCAGGCGCAAGCGGCTCCGATCAAAATCGGCATGAGCATGCCGCAAACCGGTGGTCTCGCAGGCGGCGGCAAGGCGTCGTTGCTCGGCATCGAGATCTGGCGGGACGACGTCAACGCCAAAGGCGGGCTACTTGGCGGCCGCAAGGTCGAACTGGTGGTCTATGACGACAAGTCGAGCGCCTCGGAGACGCCAGCGATCTATTCGAAGCTGATCGATATCGACAAGGTCGACCTCTTGTTCGCGCCGTATGCGACGGTACCGACGGCGCCGATCATGCCGATGGTCAAACAGCGTGGGCTTCTGCTGATCGGAAACTTCTCTTTCCAGGTCAACAGCAAGGTCGGCCACGATATGTGGTTCAACAACGCGCCGTGGGGACCGGCTGACAGCTGGGCGACCTCGTATCTCGATATCGGCCAGAAGGCTGGCGGAAAATCCATGGCGCTGCTTTCGGCTGACCAGGAATTCGCGCAGAATCTGGCGAAGACCGCGCGCGAGGTCGCGACCAAGCGCAACTTGCCGATCGTGTTCGACCAGGCCTATCCGCCGAACACGGTCGAGTTTTCCAGCATCATCCGCGCGCTCAAGGCGACCAAGCCCGACATCGTTTACGTCGCGTCCTATCCGCCGGACTCCACCGGCATTCTGCGCGCCGTCAACGAGATCGGCATCGGCGACAGCGTCAAGGTTTTCGGCGGCGGCATGGTCGGCCTTCAGTTTGGTGCCGTGATGGAGAATATGGGCTCGCTGCTCAACGGCGTTGTCAACTACAACACTTGGCTTCCCGAGAAGAGCATGTACTTCGAGGGAACCAGGGAGTTCTTCGACAAGTACACCAAGCGGGCTGTGGAAGCGAAGATCGACCCGCTCGGCTACTATCTGGCACCGTTCGGCTATGCCAGCGGCCAGCTCACCGAGCAGGCCATCAGTGCCGTGGGGTCGCTGGATCAAAAGGCACTCGCAAAATATCTGCGTGAGAACACACACAAGACCATCGTCGGTCCGATCGCGTTTTCGGCCGACGGCGAGCGGAAGGAAACAGCCGTGTTGCAGGCTCAGTTCCGTGGCGTCGTGGACAAGAACATCGAACAGTTTCGTAGCTCCGGCAAACAGGTGATCCTGTTTCCTGACCATCTGAAGTCCGGCGAACTGGTGGCTCCGTTTGAGGCGGCGCGAACATAG
- a CDS encoding xanthine dehydrogenase family protein molybdopterin-binding subunit: MSSIRSNPERLSVLDHPNSYIGRTVPRPNLDRLLQGRGSYVSDLELPRMAHVVFLRSPHAHAKIVSIDVGAAKQIPGVIAVVTGKELAAVITPWVGVLSHLKGLKSAPQSAIAVDRVCWQGEAVAAIVATSRAAAEDTAEHVVVQYEELEAVTDMRTALDPATPIIHASLGDNLAFERIHEAGAVDQAFAESDAVVEADFVFGRHTGVTLEPRSVVADWNAAEARLTIYQGTQAPHMVQNIAALHLGLRDSQVRVVCKDVGGSFGIKVHVYADEMATYALAKLLRRPIKFVADRVESFNTDIHARDHRCKGKIGVKRDGTITAFEIDDLTGIGPYSMYPRTSAIEANQVVNLVGGPYTNKNYRARARVVFQNKNVMCQYRAVGHPIACSVTEGLIDLAALKIGMDPVEIRRRNLIADDAYPCASSSGLRFEQLSHHASLTKIVEMMDYQALRAEQARLRKDGIFRGIGIASFIEVTNPSAAFYGVGGARISSQDGVAVRLDAQGSVICQTSITEQGQGSESLTAQIVGSVLGVSMDRVRVMLGDTDMTPYGGGTWASRGAGIGGEAALQATKILRQNILEVAAAILQASPAELDIVNNGVVDASDGTPRIDLSELARIVYFRPDTLPPGIRPELMATRHFVPREYPFAFTNGVQAAWVEVDTDTGFVKLLRHWVVEDCGTIINPQLVDEQIRGGVVQGLGAALFEKCIYDDRGQLTNANMADYLVPMSGEMPDIDVGHVVSPTRESELGAKGAGEAGTAGAAAAVTNAVNDALTPFDTIITEIPLTPQVILTALGKI; encoded by the coding sequence ATGAGCTCGATCCGCAGCAATCCCGAAAGGCTGTCGGTGCTGGACCACCCGAACTCCTATATCGGCAGGACGGTGCCGCGACCGAATCTCGACCGGCTTCTGCAGGGACGCGGCAGCTATGTCAGCGATCTCGAGCTGCCGCGAATGGCGCATGTCGTGTTCCTGCGCTCGCCGCATGCACATGCGAAGATCGTAAGCATTGATGTCGGCGCGGCCAAGCAGATCCCGGGCGTGATCGCGGTCGTGACGGGCAAGGAGCTTGCAGCCGTCATCACGCCTTGGGTCGGCGTGCTCTCGCATCTCAAGGGCCTCAAATCCGCGCCGCAATCGGCGATCGCCGTCGATCGGGTCTGCTGGCAAGGTGAGGCCGTGGCCGCCATCGTGGCGACGAGCCGCGCGGCGGCCGAGGATACCGCGGAACATGTTGTGGTCCAGTACGAGGAACTCGAAGCCGTCACCGACATGCGCACGGCGCTGGATCCGGCGACACCGATCATTCATGCTTCACTCGGCGACAATCTCGCATTCGAGCGTATCCACGAGGCTGGCGCCGTGGATCAGGCCTTTGCCGAATCCGACGCGGTGGTGGAGGCCGATTTCGTCTTCGGCCGGCACACCGGCGTGACGCTGGAGCCGCGGTCCGTCGTTGCCGACTGGAACGCCGCCGAAGCGCGGCTCACGATCTATCAGGGTACCCAGGCCCCGCACATGGTGCAGAACATCGCGGCGCTGCATCTGGGGCTGCGGGATTCGCAGGTTCGCGTTGTCTGCAAGGATGTCGGCGGCTCCTTCGGCATCAAAGTGCACGTCTACGCCGACGAGATGGCGACCTATGCGCTGGCGAAGCTGCTGCGTCGCCCCATCAAATTCGTCGCCGATCGCGTCGAGAGCTTCAATACCGACATCCACGCCCGGGATCATCGCTGCAAGGGCAAGATCGGAGTCAAACGCGACGGTACCATCACGGCGTTCGAGATCGACGATTTGACTGGAATCGGTCCCTATTCGATGTATCCGCGCACCAGTGCCATCGAGGCCAACCAGGTCGTCAACCTCGTCGGCGGCCCCTACACCAACAAGAACTATCGCGCGCGGGCACGGGTGGTGTTCCAGAACAAGAATGTGATGTGCCAGTACCGCGCCGTCGGCCATCCCATTGCCTGTTCGGTGACGGAGGGGCTGATCGATCTTGCCGCGCTGAAGATCGGCATGGACCCAGTGGAGATCCGCCGCCGCAATCTGATCGCCGACGACGCTTACCCCTGTGCCTCGTCATCGGGGCTGCGGTTCGAGCAGTTGTCGCATCACGCCTCGCTGACCAAGATCGTCGAGATGATGGACTACCAGGCGCTGCGGGCTGAGCAGGCCAGGTTGCGCAAGGACGGCATCTTTCGCGGCATCGGCATAGCGAGCTTCATTGAGGTGACCAACCCGAGCGCCGCGTTCTACGGGGTTGGCGGAGCCAGGATATCGTCGCAGGACGGCGTCGCGGTGCGGCTCGATGCGCAAGGCTCGGTGATCTGCCAGACCAGTATCACCGAGCAGGGGCAGGGCTCGGAATCGCTCACGGCCCAAATCGTGGGCAGTGTCCTCGGCGTCTCCATGGACCGCGTCCGCGTCATGCTTGGTGATACCGACATGACGCCTTACGGCGGCGGCACCTGGGCGTCGCGCGGTGCCGGCATCGGCGGGGAGGCGGCGTTGCAGGCGACAAAGATCTTACGCCAAAATATCCTCGAGGTGGCCGCGGCCATCCTGCAAGCTAGTCCTGCCGAACTCGATATCGTGAACAATGGAGTGGTTGACGCTAGCGACGGCACGCCGCGCATCGATTTGAGCGAGCTCGCACGCATCGTCTATTTCCGTCCCGACACCTTACCGCCGGGCATCCGGCCCGAACTGATGGCGACGAGGCACTTCGTCCCTCGGGAGTACCCGTTTGCCTTCACTAACGGTGTTCAGGCCGCCTGGGTCGAGGTCGATACCGACACCGGCTTCGTCAAATTGCTGAGGCATTGGGTGGTCGAGGATTGTGGTACCATCATCAATCCGCAACTGGTCGACGAGCAGATCAGGGGCGGGGTCGTGCAGGGGCTCGGCGCGGCGCTGTTTGAAAAGTGCATCTATGACGATCGCGGACAACTCACCAATGCCAACATGGCCGACTATCTGGTGCCGATGTCCGGCGAGATGCCCGATATCGACGTCGGCCATGTGGTCTCGCCGACGCGCGAGTCCGAGCTTGGCGCCAAGGGCGCGGGCGAGGCGGGCACCGCGGGGGCGGCCGCGGCGGTGACCAACGCGGTCAACGACGCGCTCACACCGTTCGATACAATAATTACAGAGATTCCCCTGACGCCGCAGGTTATCCTGACGGCTCTGGGGAAAATCTGA
- a CDS encoding (2Fe-2S)-binding protein, whose amino-acid sequence MTAPVAISLSVNGERVEAHVLPRLNLADFLREHLELTGTHLGCEHGVCGACTVRVGGEIVRSCLMLAVQANDTAVETIEGLSDSGEIADLQAAFRDRNALQCGFCTPGMLMAAQDLLREKRMPARDEIREHLSGNYCRCTGYQAIIDAVEATARMRMELKV is encoded by the coding sequence GTGACGGCTCCAGTGGCGATCTCGCTCTCGGTGAATGGGGAACGCGTCGAAGCGCATGTCCTGCCGCGGCTCAACCTTGCGGATTTCCTGCGCGAGCATCTCGAGCTGACGGGCACGCATCTCGGGTGCGAGCATGGTGTGTGCGGCGCCTGCACGGTCCGCGTCGGCGGCGAGATCGTGCGTTCCTGTCTGATGCTGGCCGTGCAAGCGAACGACACCGCGGTCGAAACGATCGAGGGCTTGTCCGATTCCGGCGAGATCGCCGACCTGCAGGCGGCATTTCGCGACCGCAATGCACTGCAGTGCGGCTTCTGCACGCCGGGCATGCTGATGGCGGCGCAGGATCTGTTGCGCGAGAAGCGGATGCCCGCACGCGACGAAATCCGTGAGCATCTCTCGGGCAACTACTGCCGCTGCACCGGCTACCAGGCGATCATCGACGCGGTGGAAGCGACGGCGCGGATGCGGATGGAGCTGAAGGTATGA
- a CDS encoding FAD binding domain-containing protein — MKASAFAYARATSVAHALELLAVHGEKARVLSGGQSLIPAMNLRLVAPDVIVDIGGLAELRGIAVEGKTLVIGALTRHADLLKSSDIAKFVPLLAAAVAHIAHPAIRNRGTVGGSLAQADPASELPACMLTLGASIVVRGPGGERRIAAEEFFRGIYETQLAPQDLLVAVELPVADSGSAHFFQEFARRHGDYAITGLAAQALLEGDRFAALRLGYFAVGDRPVLAEAADKLTDVAVTPALLAEASDALSDELDPHEDQQATPAMRRHLARILLRRCVASLLKRPDLQLGGVA; from the coding sequence ATGAAAGCCTCGGCTTTCGCATACGCACGCGCGACGAGCGTTGCTCATGCGCTGGAGCTGCTTGCCGTCCACGGTGAGAAGGCGAGGGTGCTTTCGGGCGGGCAAAGCCTGATTCCCGCGATGAATCTGCGGCTGGTCGCTCCGGACGTGATCGTCGATATCGGCGGGCTCGCCGAATTGCGCGGGATCGCGGTCGAGGGCAAGACGCTCGTCATCGGCGCGCTGACCCGCCATGCCGACCTCCTGAAATCATCCGACATTGCGAAATTCGTCCCGCTTCTCGCCGCCGCAGTGGCGCACATCGCGCACCCCGCAATTCGCAACCGGGGCACCGTTGGCGGCAGCCTTGCGCAAGCCGATCCGGCATCCGAGCTGCCCGCGTGCATGCTGACGCTGGGCGCCTCCATCGTGGTGCGCGGTCCCGGCGGCGAGCGGCGGATTGCCGCGGAGGAGTTTTTCAGAGGGATTTACGAGACGCAGCTTGCCCCGCAGGATCTGCTGGTCGCCGTAGAACTACCGGTGGCCGACAGTGGCTCGGCGCATTTCTTCCAGGAGTTTGCGCGGCGGCACGGCGACTATGCGATCACAGGCCTTGCGGCGCAGGCCTTGCTGGAGGGCGACCGGTTCGCCGCCCTCCGGCTCGGCTATTTCGCGGTCGGCGACAGGCCGGTTCTGGCGGAGGCCGCTGACAAACTGACTGATGTTGCCGTCACGCCGGCGCTCCTGGCTGAGGCCTCCGATGCGCTTTCAGACGAGCTTGATCCGCATGAGGATCAGCAGGCGACGCCGGCCATGCGCCGGCATCTCGCACGAATATTGCTGAGGCGGTGTGTGGCGTCGCTGCTGAAACGTCCCGATCTCCAACTCGGAGGCGTTGCGTGA
- a CDS encoding LLM class flavin-dependent oxidoreductase: MNLGFFTMPIHPLDKDWRQSLREDREAFLLADELGFSEAYVGEHVTDRAENITSCIAFIAWLAAATKQIKLGTGTINMPNSHPAAIAASVAMLDHMLDGRLIFGISPGGLLSDAELFGNLEADRNAMFLEAINQVLAIWGSEPPYNLAGKYWNISVEKTLIEDIGQGFIAKPLQRPHPPIVVTAVAPFSKGVTEAAARGWEPISANFLMPAWVKSHWPKYVEGCERVGRPADPANWRVAKSVFVAKDAATGKAYATDPGGPYVYYYRSLFTKLKRNGRIELFKTRRDQPDDEVTLESICEKLIIYGTPESVADQLLAFQEEAGSFGTLLYAGKDWRDRELGRRSMILMAEQVMPRVNAVCARSHDAAG; the protein is encoded by the coding sequence ATGAACCTCGGGTTCTTCACGATGCCGATCCATCCCCTGGACAAGGATTGGCGGCAATCCTTGCGGGAGGACCGGGAAGCCTTCCTGCTAGCCGATGAGCTCGGATTTTCGGAGGCCTATGTCGGCGAGCACGTCACCGATCGCGCCGAAAACATCACGTCCTGCATCGCTTTCATCGCCTGGCTTGCCGCCGCCACCAAGCAGATCAAGCTCGGCACCGGCACGATCAACATGCCGAACAGCCATCCAGCCGCAATCGCCGCCTCCGTCGCAATGCTCGACCACATGCTTGACGGCCGGCTGATCTTCGGCATCAGCCCGGGCGGCCTGCTGTCGGACGCCGAGCTGTTCGGCAATCTCGAGGCCGATCGCAATGCGATGTTTCTAGAGGCGATCAACCAGGTGCTGGCTATCTGGGGCAGCGAGCCACCCTATAATCTCGCAGGGAAATACTGGAACATCTCGGTCGAAAAAACCCTGATCGAGGACATCGGCCAGGGCTTTATCGCAAAGCCTCTGCAGCGTCCGCATCCGCCGATCGTGGTCACTGCCGTCGCGCCCTTCTCCAAAGGCGTCACCGAGGCGGCCGCACGCGGCTGGGAACCGATTTCCGCCAACTTCCTGATGCCGGCCTGGGTGAAGAGCCACTGGCCCAAATATGTCGAGGGTTGCGAGCGCGTCGGCCGTCCCGCCGATCCCGCCAACTGGCGTGTGGCCAAGAGCGTCTTCGTCGCCAAGGATGCCGCGACCGGCAAGGCTTATGCCACCGATCCGGGCGGACCTTACGTTTATTACTATCGCTCGCTTTTCACCAAGCTGAAGCGAAATGGGCGCATCGAGCTGTTCAAGACCCGGCGCGACCAGCCCGACGATGAAGTGACGCTGGAGAGCATCTGCGAAAAACTCATCATCTACGGCACACCAGAGAGTGTCGCCGATCAATTGCTGGCCTTCCAGGAAGAAGCCGGCAGCTTCGGCACGCTCCTCTACGCCGGCAAGGACTGGCGCGACCGCGAGCTCGGCCGTCGCTCCATGATCCTGATGGCAGAGCAAGTTATGCCGCGCGTGAACGCCGTTTGTGCCCGAAGCCACGACGCCGCGGGTTGA
- a CDS encoding polysaccharide deacetylase family protein, producing MAITDRIPYLAQIDRPKLKLPGGKRLAVWVILNVEEWRIENAMPRTVLSPPMGQPLLPDVPNWSWHEYGMRAGFWRQFKALTERNIPVTLAINGNVCNSYPRVAAAALEAGFEFMGHGFLQGPMHKLDDQADAIKRAVDTIAKFSGKPPRSWESPGLTETEATLDLLRLNGIEYVADWVIDDLPQEIATPHGTITTIPYSVETNDIVIHALQHLPSEQFLKRCTDQFDRLYLEGADNARVMAISIHPYITGVPHRIKYLEALLDHVICHDGVALMTASEIGDWYRGEMART from the coding sequence ATGGCTATCACCGATCGCATCCCCTATCTGGCGCAGATCGATCGCCCGAAACTCAAGCTGCCCGGCGGCAAGCGGCTCGCCGTCTGGGTCATCCTCAATGTCGAGGAATGGCGGATCGAAAACGCCATGCCTCGTACTGTGCTGTCACCACCCATGGGGCAGCCGCTCTTGCCCGACGTGCCGAACTGGTCTTGGCACGAATACGGCATGCGCGCGGGCTTCTGGCGCCAATTCAAGGCGCTCACCGAGCGCAACATCCCCGTAACGCTCGCCATCAACGGCAATGTCTGCAACTCCTACCCCCGCGTCGCCGCCGCCGCGCTGGAAGCAGGCTTCGAGTTCATGGGCCATGGCTTCCTGCAGGGGCCGATGCACAAGCTCGACGACCAGGCCGACGCGATCAAGCGTGCGGTCGACACCATCGCCAAGTTCTCCGGCAAGCCGCCGCGCTCATGGGAAAGCCCGGGCCTCACGGAAACCGAGGCAACGCTCGACCTGCTCCGCCTTAACGGCATCGAATATGTCGCGGACTGGGTGATCGACGATCTGCCGCAGGAAATCGCCACCCCCCACGGCACCATCACCACCATCCCCTATTCGGTGGAGACCAACGACATTGTCATCCACGCGCTACAGCATTTGCCTTCCGAGCAGTTTTTGAAGCGCTGCACCGACCAGTTCGATCGCCTCTATCTCGAAGGCGCCGACAATGCGCGGGTGATGGCGATCTCGATCCATCCTTACATCACCGGCGTCCCACACCGGATCAAATATCTGGAGGCGCTGCTCGACCATGTCATCTGCCATGATGGCGTAGCCCTGATGACCGCGAGTGAAATCGGCGACTGGTACCGCGGCGAGATGGCGAGGACATAG
- a CDS encoding cupin domain-containing protein: MAEDSNGAFIRNIAEVPWREFPNHFGRALSKPLVMPETAGSRHIDYRISMYQPMAYVARHHHKVQEQVYHVLDGEGLMEIAGKNHVVRKHDVIFLPPGVEHAISNSGLTDLVFLVVTSPVTDGERPI, translated from the coding sequence ATGGCCGAGGACAGCAACGGCGCCTTCATTCGCAATATCGCCGAGGTGCCCTGGCGCGAGTTCCCCAACCATTTTGGCAGGGCGCTGTCGAAGCCGCTGGTGATGCCGGAGACCGCAGGCTCGCGGCACATCGACTACCGTATCTCGATGTACCAGCCGATGGCCTATGTCGCGCGGCATCATCACAAGGTGCAGGAGCAAGTCTATCACGTGCTCGACGGCGAAGGCCTGATGGAGATCGCTGGCAAGAATCATGTCGTGCGCAAGCACGACGTGATCTTCCTGCCGCCCGGTGTCGAGCATGCGATCTCGAATTCGGGCCTCACGGACTTGGTATTTCTGGTGGTTACCTCGCCCGTTACCGACGGTGAGAGGCCCATCTGA
- a CDS encoding SDR family oxidoreductase has protein sequence MTLAGKKVVVVGGSSGIGLATAELAKSEGADVVIASRSAAKLDPVAERLKVTAILADVTSDQSVGELFKRTGPVDHVVLTAAQLRTGPFKSVAMEDVRATMEGKFWGAWRVAREAGIRPGGSLTLVTGFLSVRPRPNSAIISAANGALESLARALALELAPVRVNAVSPGVIDTPIRAAMPEAARKEMLAKTAAALPVGRIGMAEDIAQQIVSFMNNGFATGAIVYIDGGALVN, from the coding sequence ATGACGCTCGCAGGCAAGAAGGTCGTCGTGGTCGGCGGTTCCTCGGGGATAGGCCTCGCCACGGCGGAGCTTGCAAAATCAGAGGGCGCGGATGTCGTCATTGCTTCGCGCAGCGCCGCAAAACTCGATCCGGTCGCCGAGCGGTTGAAGGTGACGGCGATCCTGGCCGACGTCACCAGCGATCAGAGCGTGGGCGAGCTGTTCAAGCGCACCGGCCCTGTCGATCATGTCGTGCTGACGGCCGCTCAGCTTCGTACGGGACCGTTCAAGTCGGTCGCGATGGAGGACGTGCGCGCGACGATGGAAGGAAAATTCTGGGGTGCGTGGCGCGTCGCGCGCGAGGCCGGGATCCGGCCGGGTGGTTCCCTGACGCTGGTCACCGGCTTCCTCAGCGTCCGTCCGCGACCGAACTCTGCGATCATCAGTGCGGCCAATGGCGCACTGGAATCGCTGGCCCGGGCTTTGGCGCTCGAGCTCGCGCCGGTGCGTGTGAATGCGGTATCGCCCGGCGTAATCGACACGCCGATCCGGGCCGCGATGCCGGAAGCTGCGCGGAAAGAGATGCTGGCCAAGACGGCGGCCGCGCTGCCGGTCGGCCGCATCGGCATGGCCGAGGATATCGCTCAGCAGATCGTGAGCTTCATGAACAATGGGTTTGCCACGGGGGCGATCGTCTATATCGATGGCGGCGCGTTGGTGAATTAG